In the Caldisericia bacterium genome, one interval contains:
- a CDS encoding chromate transporter → MKYISLFFTFFKISGLTIGGGYAMIPLIEREIVGKNIMDKKTFLKCLVKAQSVPGPIAINTAFFVGSELGGIPLGVFLVFSVFLPPFITILIVAKFLWRYIDVPYVKYFLVGVRIGISVILIDFIYRVTKKWRLRNFILVLFGMLLIIFLKLHTIYTFILISLIYFLIIRGEK, encoded by the coding sequence GTGAAATATATAAGTCTCTTTTTTACCTTTTTTAAGATAAGTGGTCTTACAATAGGAGGGGGGTATGCAATGATACCTCTTATTGAGAGAGAGATAGTTGGAAAAAATATAATGGATAAAAAAACATTCCTCAAGTGTCTTGTGAAAGCTCAATCGGTACCGGGTCCCATTGCTATAAATACTGCTTTCTTTGTTGGAAGTGAATTAGGTGGTATTCCCCTTGGTGTATTTCTTGTATTTTCAGTTTTTCTTCCCCCATTCATTACTATACTAATAGTGGCTAAATTCCTTTGGCGATACATTGATGTTCCATATGTAAAGTACTTTCTTGTAGGTGTGAGAATAGGAATATCTGTTATACTAATCGATTTTATATATAGAGTTACAAAAAAGTGGAGGTTGAGAAATTTTATACTGGTTCTGTTTGGGATGCTCCTCATAATTTTTTTAAAACTTCACACTATATACACTTTTATCCTTATCTCTCTTATCTACTTCCTTATTATAAGGGGTGAAAAATGA
- a CDS encoding M2 family metallopeptidase has translation MNHKEFLTKVNNELMELEKEVATAYWNLTTTGKKDWEKKFIEADIKLREYLSDRSKFELVNKFLQNNSLSPLEKREFILLRNVMLPNQIDKETLKVVSEKEAEIESIFTSFRGEIDGKKVTNNEIEEILRNERDSSLRKKAWEASKEIGEVVGPKILELVKIRNKIARGFGYSNYYEMMFELQELNVDRIHSIFKEFKNKTDKTFKAMKEEIDNRLSERFGVSSKNLMPWHYSDPFFQEVPHIYDIPFDEIFKDRDIEELTVKTYESMGMEVKDILARSDLYEREGKNQHAFCIHIDRSGDVRILANIRPNERWAETMLHEMGHAVYDKYLNMDLPFLLREPSHTFTTEAVAMFFGRFARKWVWYKEIVGVEEELKDYKDLIDKLLKLQLMISARWIITFVFFEKKLYEMEDNINNLWYDFVAENQFLNTPKDRRNRFDWAAKIHFGTNPVYYQNYLLGEMMASQMDEFIKANISPLPFKPEVGKFFIEKIFEPGSSLRWDELLTSSTGETLNPNYLINQLV, from the coding sequence ATGAATCATAAGGAGTTTTTAACAAAGGTTAACAATGAGTTGATGGAACTGGAAAAGGAGGTTGCAACTGCCTACTGGAATCTTACCACCACAGGAAAGAAGGATTGGGAGAAAAAATTTATAGAGGCAGATATAAAATTAAGAGAGTATCTATCGGACAGGAGTAAATTTGAACTGGTCAACAAGTTTTTACAGAATAACTCCCTTTCTCCCCTTGAGAAGAGAGAGTTTATTCTTTTAAGAAATGTAATGCTTCCAAATCAGATTGATAAAGAGACATTGAAAGTTGTTTCAGAGAAAGAGGCAGAAATAGAAAGTATTTTTACAAGTTTTAGAGGAGAAATAGATGGAAAGAAAGTGACAAATAATGAAATTGAAGAGATACTCAGAAATGAGAGAGATTCGTCTTTAAGAAAAAAAGCTTGGGAGGCAAGTAAAGAGATAGGAGAAGTTGTTGGTCCAAAGATCCTTGAATTGGTAAAGATAAGAAATAAAATCGCAAGAGGATTTGGATATAGTAATTATTACGAGATGATGTTTGAACTTCAAGAACTGAATGTAGATAGGATTCACAGTATATTTAAGGAATTTAAAAACAAGACAGATAAAACATTCAAGGCAATGAAGGAAGAGATAGACAATAGGCTCTCAGAGCGGTTTGGTGTTTCAAGTAAGAACCTTATGCCATGGCACTACTCTGATCCATTCTTTCAGGAGGTCCCTCATATATATGACATTCCCTTTGATGAGATTTTTAAAGATAGGGATATAGAAGAACTTACAGTGAAGACTTATGAATCTATGGGAATGGAGGTTAAAGATATACTGGCAAGGAGTGACCTTTACGAGAGAGAGGGAAAGAATCAACATGCCTTTTGCATACACATAGACAGGAGTGGAGATGTGAGAATCCTTGCAAACATAAGACCAAATGAGAGATGGGCTGAAACCATGCTTCATGAGATGGGACATGCTGTCTATGATAAATATCTGAATATGGATTTACCTTTCCTACTTAGGGAACCTTCCCATACATTTACCACTGAGGCAGTTGCCATGTTCTTTGGTAGATTTGCAAGAAAGTGGGTTTGGTATAAAGAAATCGTCGGAGTTGAGGAGGAGTTAAAGGATTATAAAGATTTAATAGATAAACTTTTAAAGTTACAACTTATGATTTCAGCAAGATGGATAATAACTTTTGTTTTTTTTGAAAAGAAACTCTATGAGATGGAAGATAACATTAACAATTTATGGTATGATTTTGTAGCTGAAAATCAATTCCTGAATACTCCTAAGGATAGAAGAAATAGATTTGATTGGGCAGCAAAGATTCACTTTGGAACCAATCCAGTCTACTATCAAAACTATCTACTTGGAGAGATGATGGCTTCTCAGATGGATGAATTTATAAAAGCAAACATCTCTCCATTACCTTTTAAGCCAGAGGTTGGCAAATTCTTTATAGAAAAAATATTTGAACCCGGTAGTTCTTTAAGATGGGATGAACTACTAACCAGTTCTACTGGCGAAACTCTAAATCCGAATTATTTAATAAATCAACTCGTATAG
- a CDS encoding chromate transporter, which translates to MIIKLFLIFLKIGFFAYGGGWGVLSIIRDEIVRVHHILSMDDFLNMISIAQLTPGPIAVNVATYTGFKVAGFFGALSSTIGVILPGVLLSMIVYAFLLFIEKKYSLDKLYRSLRVGVIVLVAYTTYLIFTSSAIVDYSSIVVFVFLLVIYFRYRKLNPLYIVLFGGIFYLILKVI; encoded by the coding sequence ATGATAATAAAACTCTTTCTCATCTTCCTTAAAATTGGTTTCTTTGCCTATGGGGGAGGTTGGGGTGTTCTCTCAATCATTAGAGATGAGATTGTAAGGGTTCATCACATTCTTTCAATGGATGATTTTCTGAACATGATTTCAATAGCTCAACTAACTCCTGGACCTATAGCTGTTAATGTAGCCACCTATACTGGATTTAAAGTCGCTGGTTTCTTTGGTGCCCTATCTTCAACCATAGGAGTAATTCTACCTGGTGTGCTTCTCTCCATGATTGTCTATGCGTTTCTACTTTTCATAGAGAAGAAGTATAGTTTAGATAAACTCTATAGAAGTTTAAGGGTGGGCGTAATAGTACTTGTTGCATACACCACATACCTTATCTTCACAAGTTCAGCAATAGTTGACTATTCATCCATAGTTGTCTTTGTTTTCCTTTTAGTTATTTATTTCAGATATAGAAAACTAAATCCACTCTACATAGTGCTATTTGGAGGCATTTTTTATCTAATTCTTAAGGTGATATAA
- a CDS encoding alanine/ornithine racemase family PLP-dependent enzyme has protein sequence MFPRLKINLKAIGENYLTIKSRCEPLGVDVVPVVKVVLGDENIVRVLKSLGAKVIGDSRMRNIKNFSNVNVEKMLLRSPMLSEIEEVIEFSDISLNTEIEVIKHLSKVSSRKGRIHKVIVMVEVGELREGVMPEDVLFFVKKIMDFSSIEFLGIGTNLTCLSGIIPTKENLGVLLKLKNLIEDHGIRVKVVSGGGSNLLPMIWRGKLPRFINQIRVGEGIFLGVEAINRKPLPGLRQDTFTLEAEVIEVKRKPSLPWGERTVDAFGEVPEFEDRGIRRRAILALGRQDVSLSGIIPLDKFEIIGASSDHMVIDVENCPHIKVGDIVSFKLNYAGVLFAMTSPFVEKVYIEE, from the coding sequence ATGTTTCCGAGACTAAAGATAAATCTTAAAGCAATAGGAGAGAACTATTTAACCATAAAGAGTAGATGCGAGCCACTTGGTGTTGATGTGGTTCCTGTGGTAAAGGTTGTTCTTGGGGACGAGAATATAGTAAGGGTACTAAAATCCTTAGGTGCAAAAGTGATTGGAGATTCAAGGATGAGGAACATAAAGAATTTTTCCAATGTTAATGTGGAAAAGATGCTACTTCGCTCTCCAATGTTATCAGAGATAGAAGAGGTGATTGAATTTTCAGATATCTCTTTAAATACTGAAATAGAGGTTATAAAGCATTTATCAAAGGTCTCCTCAAGAAAAGGAAGGATTCATAAAGTTATAGTCATGGTAGAAGTTGGAGAGTTGAGAGAGGGTGTTATGCCTGAGGATGTTCTTTTCTTTGTAAAGAAGATTATGGATTTTTCATCCATTGAATTTCTTGGAATAGGGACAAATCTTACATGTCTATCAGGTATTATTCCCACTAAGGAGAATCTCGGAGTTCTTCTTAAATTAAAAAATCTTATTGAGGATCATGGAATTAGGGTAAAAGTTGTATCTGGTGGTGGTTCAAATCTTCTTCCCATGATATGGAGAGGAAAGCTTCCCAGATTTATAAATCAAATAAGAGTTGGAGAGGGTATATTTCTTGGGGTGGAAGCAATAAATAGGAAACCTCTACCTGGTCTAAGACAGGATACATTCACTCTGGAGGCAGAGGTTATAGAGGTTAAGAGAAAACCATCTCTTCCATGGGGAGAAAGAACCGTAGATGCCTTTGGAGAGGTGCCAGAGTTTGAGGATAGAGGAATTAGAAGAAGGGCAATTCTTGCATTGGGGAGGCAGGATGTCAGTCTCTCCGGCATCATCCCATTAGATAAGTTTGAAATCATTGGAGCCTCCAGTGATCACATGGTTATTGATGTTGAGAATTGTCCTCATATTAAAGTTGGTGATATAGTTTCCTTCAAACTCAACTACGCAGGGGTCCTTTTTGCAATGACTTCTCCCTTTGTGGAGAAGGTTTATATTGAAGAGTGA
- a CDS encoding S-layer homology domain-containing protein, translating to MKKVIAILVIFILMLAIGAKREEKIPEPYLSSINFLREMNVVSGYPDGTYRIDWAITQGEFITLLVRGYNVTQSYKREEETLVSKLKKFINAVLSIFKKKERFVNLKDHWVHPYLIELSRLETLSEEEIKPDTAVTIEEALFLEINLFPFKNEIKDITFQNATENKEKILSCSVSHNLLPDGVRFGKKLSRGDAFLLIERFIKKRQSQIEE from the coding sequence ATGAAAAAAGTTATAGCAATTTTGGTTATCTTCATACTCATGCTTGCCATTGGAGCAAAGAGAGAGGAAAAGATACCTGAACCATATCTTTCATCTATAAACTTTTTAAGAGAGATGAATGTGGTATCTGGATATCCAGATGGAACCTACAGGATAGACTGGGCAATAACCCAGGGAGAATTTATAACCCTTCTTGTGAGGGGATACAATGTAACCCAAAGTTATAAAAGGGAAGAAGAAACCCTTGTTTCTAAATTAAAGAAGTTTATTAATGCGGTGCTATCAATATTTAAAAAGAAGGAAAGGTTTGTAAATCTAAAGGATCATTGGGTGCATCCATATCTAATTGAGCTTTCAAGACTTGAAACTTTATCGGAGGAAGAGATAAAGCCAGATACGGCAGTTACAATAGAAGAAGCTCTTTTTCTTGAAATTAATCTCTTTCCCTTTAAAAATGAAATTAAGGATATTACATTTCAAAATGCCACAGAAAACAAAGAGAAGATACTTTCATGTTCAGTTTCCCATAACCTTCTCCCAGATGGTGTTAGATTTGGGAAGAAACTCTCAAGAGGAGATGCCTTCCTTCTCATTGAAAGATTCATAAAGAAACGGCAGTCTCAAATAGAAGAATAG
- the mraZ gene encoding division/cell wall cluster transcriptional repressor MraZ produces the protein MFMGTYLYKMDSKGRVMVPPIYREELGTKFVVTKGLEKCLFGYPTKEWENLSKKLAKISLTTKETRFFLRVWFSSATFVEIDNQGRILIPLEFRKFASLKRDVAFIGVFNRVEIWDKNAWDKYLETKELSYENSVSKLVENI, from the coding sequence ATGTTTATGGGAACCTATTTGTACAAAATGGATAGTAAGGGAAGAGTAATGGTTCCTCCTATATACAGGGAGGAACTGGGAACTAAATTTGTAGTCACCAAGGGGCTTGAGAAGTGTCTTTTTGGATACCCTACAAAGGAGTGGGAGAATCTTTCAAAAAAACTTGCCAAAATAAGTTTGACTACAAAAGAGACAAGGTTCTTCCTTAGAGTTTGGTTTTCATCGGCAACTTTTGTAGAGATTGACAATCAGGGAAGAATTCTTATTCCTTTAGAATTCAGAAAGTTTGCCTCTTTAAAGAGAGATGTAGCATTTATTGGAGTTTTTAACAGAGTTGAAATATGGGATAAAAATGCATGGGATAAATATTTAGAAACAAAAGAACTCTCCTATGAAAACTCTGTAAGTAAACTTGTGGAGAATATATGA
- the rsmH gene encoding 16S rRNA (cytosine(1402)-N(4))-methyltransferase RsmH translates to MKVPIHKPVLVKEILFYIDFEKKRIFLDLTIGEGGHSYEIIKRMKEDSLLIGLDIDPDVLEVAKERLKTDNRRVILINDNYKNFPLVLKGLGIEKVDFMLLDLGFSSFHLRKGRGFSFDDDISIDMRYRKNIRSGEYVINSLGEKELTYIFKTFGEIREAKRIARKIVQEREKAPITTGKRLKEIIESLYPAYMRKGSIHPATKVFQALRIYVNKELENLKTFLSSFQDYLNKNGVVEIISYHSLEDRMVKKRFLELEREGVIKVLTKRPITPQEEEIEDNIRSRSAKLRVAKKI, encoded by the coding sequence ATGAAGGTGCCCATTCATAAACCTGTGCTTGTCAAAGAGATACTCTTCTATATAGACTTTGAGAAAAAAAGAATATTCCTTGATCTCACAATAGGTGAGGGTGGGCATAGCTATGAAATAATAAAGAGAATGAAAGAGGATTCCCTACTTATAGGGTTGGATATAGATCCAGATGTCTTAGAGGTTGCCAAAGAAAGACTTAAAACTGATAACAGAAGAGTCATTCTAATAAACGATAATTACAAAAATTTTCCTTTAGTGCTAAAAGGACTTGGTATAGAGAAGGTGGATTTTATGCTTCTGGATTTAGGTTTCTCTTCCTTTCATTTAAGAAAGGGAAGGGGTTTTTCCTTTGATGATGATATAAGCATTGATATGAGATATCGGAAAAACATTAGAAGTGGAGAGTATGTAATAAACTCCCTTGGAGAGAAGGAACTTACATATATCTTTAAAACTTTTGGAGAGATAAGAGAAGCTAAGAGGATAGCAAGAAAAATTGTTCAGGAAAGAGAGAAAGCACCGATAACCACAGGAAAGAGACTTAAAGAGATTATAGAATCCCTGTATCCAGCCTACATGAGGAAAGGGAGTATACACCCTGCAACAAAGGTATTCCAGGCATTAAGAATATATGTAAATAAAGAGTTAGAAAACCTAAAAACCTTCCTTTCATCTTTCCAGGACTATTTAAACAAAAATGGAGTTGTTGAAATAATTTCGTATCATTCCCTTGAGGATAGAATGGTAAAGAAAAGGTTTTTGGAACTTGAAAGAGAGGGAGTAATTAAAGTTCTTACAAAAAGGCCTATAACACCTCAAGAAGAGGAAATTGAGGATAATATAAGGAGTCGCAGTGCAAAACTCAGAGTGGCTAAAAAGATTTAG
- a CDS encoding PLP-dependent aminotransferase family protein — protein sequence MGVSPNEIGIDWEGLYSERAKGMRASEIRELLKVAKQKGVISLAGGFPDPTLFPTEQIREVSDYVLKNYGKEALQYGVTEGLKQLRELLVEKMRKEGVNASLDNLIITTASQQGLDLVAKVFINPGDTVIVESPSYLGALQAFNAFQAKFVDVRINKDGIDTSLLEESIKKLRKEGIKPKFIYVVPNFHNPTGVTLSLERRKEIIEISERYQIPIIEDDPYGEVRFEGERVPSLISMDISHVIALRTFSKILSPGLRLGWIVGDPQAVRKIVIAKQAADLCSPSITQFIVYEFLKRGYLEPYLETVRREYKKKRDAMLQAMEKYFPEEVKWTKPEGGLFVWVTCPEYINTEELFYEAIEEKVAFVIGAAFYAHRNIHNCMRLNFSLPSMEQIEEGIKRLGNLLKKKIKT from the coding sequence ATGGGGGTATCACCTAACGAGATTGGAATTGATTGGGAAGGATTGTATTCTGAGAGAGCAAAGGGAATGAGAGCTTCGGAGATAAGGGAGTTACTTAAAGTTGCAAAACAAAAAGGGGTAATTTCATTAGCAGGTGGTTTTCCAGATCCAACATTATTTCCAACAGAGCAGATAAGAGAGGTAAGTGATTATGTACTTAAAAACTATGGTAAAGAAGCTCTCCAGTATGGAGTAACTGAGGGATTAAAACAACTAAGAGAGCTCCTTGTGGAGAAGATGAGGAAAGAAGGAGTAAATGCTTCCTTAGATAACCTTATAATTACCACAGCTTCCCAACAGGGATTGGATCTTGTGGCAAAGGTATTTATAAACCCGGGAGATACTGTAATTGTAGAATCTCCTTCATACCTTGGTGCCCTTCAAGCTTTTAATGCCTTCCAGGCAAAATTTGTGGATGTGAGAATAAACAAAGATGGAATAGACACATCTCTTCTTGAAGAAAGCATAAAAAAGTTAAGGAAGGAAGGAATAAAACCAAAATTTATCTATGTCGTTCCGAATTTTCACAATCCAACAGGTGTAACTCTCTCCTTAGAGAGGAGGAAAGAGATAATAGAAATTTCAGAGAGATACCAGATTCCAATTATAGAAGATGATCCATATGGTGAAGTCAGATTTGAGGGAGAAAGAGTTCCATCACTGATCAGTATGGATATATCACATGTTATAGCATTAAGGACATTCTCAAAGATTCTCTCTCCTGGTCTTAGACTTGGATGGATAGTTGGAGATCCACAGGCAGTAAGAAAGATTGTAATTGCAAAACAGGCAGCAGATTTGTGCTCTCCATCTATAACCCAGTTTATAGTTTATGAATTCTTGAAAAGAGGATACCTTGAACCATACCTTGAAACTGTAAGGAGAGAGTATAAGAAGAAGAGAGATGCCATGCTTCAAGCTATGGAGAAGTATTTTCCTGAAGAAGTTAAATGGACCAAACCTGAGGGTGGTTTATTTGTATGGGTAACCTGTCCAGAATACATAAACACTGAAGAACTCTTCTATGAAGCCATAGAGGAGAAAGTGGCATTCGTTATTGGAGCAGCATTTTACGCTCACAGAAATATACACAATTGCATGAGGTTGAACTTCTCTCTACCAAGCATGGAGCAGATAGAGGAGGGCATAAAACGGTTAGGTAATCTTCTCAAAAAGAAGATTAAAACTTAA